The DNA region GCACGCAGATGGTGGCCAAGGGGCTGGATTTTCCCGATGTGACACTGGTCGGCGTAATCGCGGCGGACACGGCGCTGAATTTCCCCGATTTCCGCGCTGCGGAGAAAACGTTCCAATTGCTGACCCAGGTGGCGGGGCGCGCCGGGCGCCATCAGCTGCCGGGGGAAGTGTTTATCCAGTCCTATATGCCGGAGCATTACTCCATCGTCCATGCCAGCGGGCACGATTATTTATCGTTCGTGCGCGAAGAGCTGGGGCACCGCAAGGCGCTGCATTATCCGCCGTACAGCCGGCTGATTCTGGTCACGCTCTCGCATGAGAAGCTGCCGCTGCTGCTCCGCATGGCGGAAAATTTCGCCGGCGATCTGCGGGCCAAGGCGCAGCGCCTCGGCTGGTTCGGCAGCCTGGACCGGTTCGCGCCGGCGGCTCTGGACATTCTCGGCCCGGTCGCCTCGCCGATTCCGCGCATCAAGAACCGCTACCGGTTCCAGTGCATGGTGAAGTACCGCGGCGATTTGGACGCGGTCGGCCTGGTGCGGGAAACGGCGGCCGCAACGCTGGCGGGCCTGCGCGACGCCAGTTTGCAAATCAGCATCGACGTCGATCCGCAAATGCTGATGTAATGGCTGTATGCAATGTATGATCAAACCTCGGGTTTACGGCATATATATTTTTTGAAGAATGCTCCTCTATAAATATTTCTCGAAAACTCATGAAGCGACGGAAGGAAGTGCCGTATGGCGATACGTATTATCGTAAAAGAACCGGATGAAGTGCTGCATAAGGTAGCCAAAGAAGTGACGAAAATTACCCCAAACGTTCAGAAAATTTTGACCGATATGGCGGATACGATGTACGACGCGGAAGGCGTGGGACTGGCCGCCCCGCAGATCGGCATTCTAAAACGGATGATCGTGGTGGACGTAGGCGATGAGCACGGGCTGATCGAGCTGATCAATCCGGAGATCGTGTCCACGGAAGGCGAGCAGTTCGGGCCCGAAGGGTGCCTGAGCATCCCGGGTTACCGCGGCGATGTGCGCCGGGCGATGACGGTGACGGTCAAAGGGCTGGACCGCAACGGGAATGAAGTGTCTTATACCGGGTCCGAGCTGTTGGCCCGAGCTTTTCAGCATGAAATCGACCACTTGAACGGAGTGCTCTACACCGATGTGGCCGAACGAGTGTACGAAATTACGCCGGAAGGTGAAGAGAAGGAGTGACGTCGCAGGTGAAGATCGTCTTTATGGGAACCCCGGAGTTTGCCGTTCCTTCCCTGGAGGCTTTGCTGCGCGAAGGGTACGATGTGGCCGCCGTCGTAACCCAGCCGGATCGTCCGCAGGGGCGCAAAAAGGTGCTGACGCCGACGCCGGTTAAAGAAGCGGCGCTGCGGCACGGGTTGCCTGTGCTGCAGCCGGCGCGGATGCGCGCCCCCGAGGCGGTGGCGGAGGTCGCGGCCTATCAGCCGGACCTGATCGTCACGGCGGCGTACGGGCAAATTTTGCCCAAGGCGGTGCTCGATTTGCCGCGTTACGGCTGCCTTAACGTTCACGGTTCGCTGCTGCCGAAATATCGGGGCGGCGCGCCGATCCAACGCGCGATCATAAACGGCGAGAAGGAGACCGGCATCACGCTGATGTATATGGCGGAGGGGCTGGACACCGGCGATATGATCGCGAAGTCCGTCGTTCCGATCGAGGACGAGGACACGTCCGGCACGTTGTTCGAGAAGCTGAGCGAGGCGGGAGCCAGGCTGCTGCTTGAGCAACTGCCGCTGATCGTGGCGGGCAAGGCCGAGCGGATTCCGCAAAACGACGAGGAATCGACCTATGCGCCGAACCTGAGCCGCGAGGATGAACGCATCGACTGGTCGGCTTCTTCACGGGACATCTTCAACCGGGTGCGGGGGCTCGTTCCTTTTGCCGGCGGTTTTACGTTATGGAACGGCGAAGTGTTTAAAATATGGTCGGTCGCCAAGCCTGCGGAGGGCGAAGCTTCCACTACCGCATCCGTTTCCGCGGGCGGATCCGCGTCCGGACAGGCTCCGGGGACGGTGCTCGACTTGTCGGCACGCGGCATTGAGGTGAAAACCGGAGATGGCTCCGTACTGCTCACCCGCGTGCAGCCGGCCGGCAAAAAAGCGATGGAGGCCGCGGAGTTCGTGCGCGGCGGCGTGATGAAGAAAGGAACGGTATTGGGATGAGTCTAGAGGGTGGCGTTGGCGGAGGAAAAGGCGGCAGGGAACGGGGCGGAGCTTCGAAGACAGGCGCGGGCGGCGGTTTCGCTTCAAAGGCAGGGGGCAGTTCCGCTTCCAGGGCGGGCGCTGTGCGCGGAAACGCACCAAAGGGGGACGCCGGGCGCAGCTCTGCTCCAAATGCGGGCACGGCACGCGGCGCCGTTCAAAAGGCGAGTGCCGGAGGAGGCGCCGGCCCGTCGGGGGGAGCGGCCCGCGGACAGGCGAAGCCGTCCGCCCGCAGCGTCGCGCTGGAGGTGCTTACCGCGGTTGAGCAGGAGGGCGCCTACAGCAACCTGCTGCTCAACGGGGCGCTGCAAAAATCCGGTCTGTCCGGTCCGGACGCGGGTCTTGTGACCGAATTGGTATACGGTACGATTCAACGGTTGAACACGATCGACTTTTTTTTGGCGCCTTTCGTGACGAAAGGGCTTGGCAAGCTTGCTCCGTGGGTGCGCAATTTGCTGCGGCTTAGCTTTTACCAGCTTCATTACCTGGACCGGATCCCTCCGCATGCCGTTGTCAACGAAGCGGTCAATATCGCCAAAAAGAGGGGGCATCAGGGTATATCCGGGATGGTGAACGGTGTCCTGCGCAACGTCCTGCGCCGGAAGGAGGAGCTGACCTTGCCGGAGGATCTGCCGCCGGTCAGCCGAATCGCCCTGGCCCATTCGCATCCGGAATGGCTGGTCGCCCGCTGGGCCCGGCAGTACGGCATTGCTGCGGCCGAAGCCATCTGCCGGGCCAACAACGAGCCGCCTTCGGTCAGCGTCAGGGTCAACCGGGCCCGGACGAGCCGGGAGGAGATGCTGCGGCTGATGGAGGAGCAGGGCCTTGCGGCGTCGGCTTCCCCGATATCGCCGGACGGCATCATCGTACATAGCGGCGGCAACATGGCCCTGACGTCCTGGTACCGGGACGGGCTGGTTTCCGTACAGGACGAAAGCTCCATGCTGGTGGCCGAAGCGGTGGATCCGCAGCCGGGCATGTCGGTGCTGGACTGCTGCGCGGCGCCCGGCGGGAAAACCTGCCATATGGCGGAGATCCTTGAGGGCAGCGGCGAGGTGGTCGCGAACGATATCCACCCGCACAAAGCCAAGCTGATTGAAGATCACGCCGACAGGCTGGGCCTCGGGAACGTGCGGGCGCTGTCGGGAGACGCGATGAAGCTAAGCGGTCGCTTCCCGCCGGAATCGTTCGACCGCATCCTGCTCGACGCGCCCTGCTCGGGCCTTGGCGTAATCCGCCGCAAGCCCGATTTGAAGTGGGCGAAGACGCCGGGCGACGTTGAAGAGATCGCCGGGGTTCAGGAAGGTTTGCTGGACGCGGTCAGCGGACTGCTGAAACCGGAGGGCATCCTCGTTTACAGCACCTGCACGATCGAACCCCGGGAAAACGCCGAGATGGTTCGGCGGTTCCTGAACCGCCATCCGGAGTTCGCTTTGGCGGCGGAGGAGCCGGCCGGCTGGGAGCGGCGGCCGCTGGCCGAAGCCGCCGGCCGGGTGGCGGAAGGGCTGCAAATTTTGCCGCAGGACTTCCATTCGGACGGATTTTATATCGCCCGTTTGCGAAAGCGCGGCGGCAAATAGAATGAGACTAGTTTCGGTTTTTTTAGAGGTCAAGCTCACGGTCATTGCCGCCGGGCTTGGCCTTTTTGAATTAGGCATGGGAACTGGCCGATAATTCCCTCCTCTGAACCCCTTCATAAAAAATAGCGGAACTTTATGCTCTTATTTCTGGATATGAGCACGATCATCACCCTTAGCGGAATTTTTGGTCCTTATTTTTTAGTGAGCGGTGCGAAAGGTGGCCATTTCCCCGCGATTTGGGAAAATAACGACAAAATGTTCCTCTATTTCGCTCAACATGGGGGATATCGCCGAAATAGCGACATTTTTTGTTCTTATGTTTTCGCCTGGGTTTTTCAACAAGCTAACTTTGCAATTTTTCCTAGGCCTTCGCTTCGCAAAAGAGCCGCCATCGCCATACTCGCATAATTTCAGGACCGTCCATCATTGGCTCCTCCTGCTTACCTCCCCCAGTCCTATTCTCGCTCGTCCTCAGCTTGCCCAACCTTTCTCGGCCCAACTGTCCAGCGTTTCCGCCGCACATTTTCCCCCGCCTCCCAAAGTCCCGGAAGGCTGTCAGGAGCGGCCCTATCCGGCGCATACTTTAGTGTCATGGTGATTTATGATAAAATAGGTGGAATGAGTGGGTGATTTTTTGATAAAACATAGGATAGGTGTGTGAAAATGAAGCCTTTTATATATGATTATACTTTGGAAGAGCTGCAGGATTGGGCGGTGAGCCAAGGAGAGCCGGCCTTTCGCGGCGGCCAGATTTTCGATTGGCTGTACGTGAAGCGCGTCGGTTCCTTCGCCGAGATGACCAACCTGTCCAAATCGCTGCGGCAGAAGCTGGACGAGCAGTTTGCTTTCGTTACGCTGCAGGAAATTACGAAGCTGGAATCCAAGGACGGTACCGTTAAATTTCTGTTCGGGCTGCATGACGACCACGCGATCGAAACGGTCATCATGAAGCATAATTACGGCAACAGCATCTGCGTGACGACGCAGGTCGGATGCAAGGTGGGCTGCACCTTTTGCGCTTCCACGCTCGGCGGCCTGAAACGCAACCTGACGCCCGGCGAAATCGTCGCCCAGGTTGTGCAGGCGCAGAAAATTCTCGACGCCAAAGGCGAGCGCGTCAGCAGCATCGTTATCATGGGGACGGGCGAGCCGTTCGAAAATTATGACGCCACGATGAAATTTTTGCGGATTATGATCCACGAAAAGGGCTTGAACATCGGACAACGGCATATTACTGTATCAACGAGCGGTATTGTGCCGAACATTTACCGGTTTGCCGACGAGAATACGCAAATCAATCTGGCGATCTCGATTCACGCGCCCAACGATGCGCTCCGTTCCAAGCTGATGCCGGTGAACCGGCGCTTTCCGTTTGACGACGTGATGGAGGCGCTGCGCTACTATATCGCCAAAACCGGCCGCCGGATCACCTTCGAATACGCGCTGATCGGCGGGGTCAACGACCAGCCGGAGCATGCGGAGGAATTGGCCGGCGTGATCAAAGACATGCTCTGCCATGTCAACCTGATTCCGGTCAACTACGTGCCGGAACGCAAATACGTGAGAACGTCCAGAAACGATATCTTTAATTTTCAACGGGTCTTGGCGGACAAGGGCGTCAATGTGACGATTCGCCGGGAGCAAGGCCATGATATTGCGGCGGCCTGCGGCCAACTGCGGGCAAAGCATATGGAGTCTGGTGCGAGGTGAACGAAAGTGATTAAGACGGTTTATTTGAGTGATGTGGGACGAGTCCGTTCGGTTAACGAGGACTGCACCTGGGTGGACCGGCTCGAGCAAGGCTACACGCTTGGCGTCGTGGCCGACGGAATGGGCGGCCATCAGGCCGGCGATGTCGCCAGCAGCCTGGCCGTGGAGACGATCACCCGGGATTTGGCCGGGCTGCCGGGAGGCTTGTCGGTCCGGGATTTCGGCGAGGAGCTTAGAAAAGCGATCCTCCACGCCAACGAAGTCGTGTTCCGCAAAGCGTCGGAGCATGAGGAGTACCGCAACATGGGCACCACGGTCGTGGCCGTGCTGCTGGCCGGGCGCGATGGCATGGTCGGCCATATCGGCGACAGCCGGGCGTACAAGTACCGGCGCGGGGAGATCGTCCAGCTGACCGACGACCATTCCTTGGTCAATGAGTTGCTGAAAAGCAACCAGATCAGCGCCGAGGAGGCGAATGTCCATCCTCACCGCAATGTGGTGACCCGGGCGCTGGGCACCGACGAACAGGTCGATGTCGACATGAACCGAGTAACTTTGGAGCCTGGGGAAATCCTGCTGCTCTGCAGCGACGGGCTCAGCAATTACGTTACGCCGGAACAAATGACCCTGACGCTGGGGTTGGATGATCTTGCGCTGTACGATCGCGCCGATCGTCTGCTTCAGATGGCTTTGCATGCCGGAGGCGACGACAACATCAGCATCGCCTTGCTGGAACAACATGAGGATGCCGGGTCAGGCACAAAGGAGTGGAATTCATGATCGGACACGAATTGGGCGGTCGTTACCAGGTTGTCGAACGAGTCGGCGGAGGCGGGATGGCGCTCGTCTATAAAGCGCAGGACATTTTGCTGAATCGCTACGTGGCCATAAAAGTGCTGCGTCAACAATTTGTGAATGACGAGGAATTTATCCGGCGTTTCCGCCGGGAAGCGCAGTCGGCCGCATCCTTATCGCATCCGAACATCGTCAGCGTGTATGATGTCGGACAAGAAGACGACGTTCATTATATCGTGATGGAGTTCGTGGAAGGCCAAAATTTGAATGAAATCATCAAGGAGCGGGCCCCGCTGCAAGTCGAGGAAGCCGTCCGCATCGCGTCGCAAATCGCCGACGCGCTGGATCACGCCCATCAGAATCAAATCATTCACCGCGATATTAAACCTCATAACATATTAATCGGGCGCAACGGATGGGTGAAGGTTACCGACTTCGGCATCGCCCGCGCCGTCACGTCGACAACGATTACGCAGACGGGGTCGGTGGTCGGTTCGGTGCATTATTTTTCGCCGGAGCATGCCAAAGGGGTGGCGACCGGGGAGAAATCGGACCTGTATTCCCTGGGGATCGTGCTCTATCAGATGCTGACGGGGCGGCTTCCTTTTTTGGGCGAAAGCCCGATCAGCGTGGCGCTGAAACACCTGCAGGAGCATTTCGACGAGCCGCGGACGGTCAACCCGATGATTCCGCAAAGCGTGGAAAATATTATTTTAAAGTCGATGCGCAAAAATCCCGGGGAACGTTACCAGTCGGCGAAAGAAATGCTGCGCGACCTGGAAACCTGCCTGCTGCCGGAACGGCGGATGGAATCGAAACTGGCCTTTATTGAACATGATGATGAAGATAGCACGCGAATCATCCCGGCCATCCGCCCTCAAGCCGGGGCAAAGCCGGGAGGTTCGGCCAAGCTGACCCGGGACAATCCGCGGGAGCGGGACAATGCGGCTGCACTCGAAGAACGCCAGGTTCCGAAGAAAAAAGCTTGGGGCAAGCCGGCGTTATGGGTCGGGTTGACCTTGGTCATTCTGCTGGCGATGGCGGGCGTCGCATGGTATCTCAGCAGTCTGGTCACCGTACCGGAGGTCAGCGTACCAAGTGTCGTGAACCTGCAGGAACAGGATGCGATCGCCAAGCTTAAAGACAACGGGATCGAAGTCGGCGACATCGACCGCAAGTATAAAGATGGCTTTGCCGAAGGGGTCGTTTGGGAACAGAGCAAACCGGAAGGGATGAAGGTGAAGGAAGGCTCCACGGTCGACCTCAAGGTCAGTATTGCCAAGCCGCTGCCCAAGATGCCGACGCTGACGACGGATCGGATGACTTACGATGAAGCCGTGAAGCAGCTGGTTGCCTTGGGGATCGACGAAGACCGCATTTCGAAAAAGGAGGAGCCCAGCGACGACAAGGAAGCGGGCCAGATCATCGGCCAAAGCCCCGACCCCGGAACGGAGTTTGATCCCGAAACGGAGGAAATCGTGCTGACGGTCAGCACGGGGCCGGAAAATGTCAAAATGCCGAACTTGGTGAACAAAACCCAGGCCGAAGCGGAAGCCGAAATTAAGAAGTGGGGGCTAAAGCTGGCCGAGGACGGCATCAAAGAGGAACCGAGCTACGAAGTCGAAGCGGGCAAGGTTACCAAGCAGTGGCCGTACGCGCCGAATGATGAAGTCCCGCCGGGCTCGCAAGTTACTTTGTTCGTCAGCACCGGTTATCCGCCGGAGGCGATCACGTATACGTATCAGGTTCCGGTCGTGCCTGCGGTGGAAGGACAGAAAAGCAAGATCAGCATCAGCTACGGGGACGCGCGCGGCGACAGTCAGCAGTGGGGTACCAAAACGATCGGCAAAGCGCAATATCTCGCCGTCGACCTCGTGCTTGCGCCCAACAAGAACGGCTACGTTTCCGTGACTCGGGACGGGGTGCTGCTGGATACCTACCAGATAAACTATATCGACGCCAAGCAGGGGACGGTGCCCGTTCCGGAGTTTCCGGCCAGCAGCTCGGAGGAGACATGGGGCGATGAGAATACGATGGACCAGGATTCGGGAGAGATCCCGGATACCGGCATGGTTCAATCGGGCAACCTGGTCTCGGCCGTGAGCGACAAGGTAAAAGGTAAAGGCAAAGGCAACGGTAAGGGGAACAAGCATGGACATTAAGGCAAACCGAGATGAAAGCGAGGCCTGCATTTTATGCCGGAAGGCTTAATCGTGAAGGCATTAAGCGGATATTACTACGTAAAGCCCGCCCTAGCGGCTGCGGAAGGTAACGTGCAGTGCCGGGGCCGGGGCATCTTTAAAAAAAAGGGAGTTACTCCGCTCGTCGGGGACCGTGTTATTTATACCCCGACGGAAAACGGAGAAGGCACGGTGGACGAAATTTTGCCGCGTGAGACCGAGCTGATCCGTCCGCCGATCGCCAACGCCAAGCTGGCGGTGCTGCTGTTCTCTCTGCGGGAACCCGACCTCAATCTGCAGCTTTTGGACAAGTTCCTGGTGCATATCGAGCATGCCGGACTTAAGACGCTGATTTGCCTGACCAAAGGCGATTTGCTGGACGAAGAGGAAGATGAAGCAGCGGAGAGCCTCCTCCGGGTGCAAAAGCTTTACCGCTCGATCGGTTATGAGGTGATCGTCACGAGCTCCGCCACCGGCGCCGGGACGGGGGAAGTCAAAGCGCGGCTCGCCGGCGAGATCAGCGTGTTCTCCGGGCAGTCGGGCGTCGGCAAATCGTCGCTGCTGAACGCGATGCTGGGGCTTTCGCTGGAAACGAGCGAAATCAGCCTGAAGCTGGGCCGCGGCCGCCATACGACCCGCCATGTGGAGCTGATCGAGCTGGAAAACGGCGGGTACGTGGCCGATACGCCGGGTTTCAGCCAGCTTGACTTCCTTGAGCTTGGCGTCGAAGAGCTGTCCGGCTGCTTCCGCGAGTTTGCGGAATACGCCGAAGCCTGCAAATTCCGGGGCTGCAGCCATTTGCACGAGCCGGGCTGCAAGGTTAGGGAAGCGGCGGACCGGGGAGTCATCGCTGCGAGCCGCTACGAGCATTACGTGCAGTTCCAGGAAGAAATGAAAGAGAAAAAACGGAGGTATTAGCCGCATGAATCCAATTTACATTGCGCCGTCGATTTTGTCGGCGGATTTCGCCAAGCTGGGCGAAGAGGTCGCCGATGTGGAGCGGGGGGGAGCCGACTGGCTGCATGTCGACGTGATGGACGGGCATTTCGTGCCGAATCTCACGTTTGGTCCGCTTGTCATGGGAGCGATCGCGCCGCTGACGAAGCTGCCGCTGGACGTCCATTTAATGATCGAGAAGCCGGAGGAATACGTTCCCGCGTTCGCCAAATCGGGCGCTCATCTCATTACCGTTCACGCCGAGGCCTGCGTTCATCTGCACCGCGTGCTGCACCTGATCAAAGAGCAAGGCGTCAAGGCGGGGGTCGCGATCAATCCGGCGACGCCGGCTTCGGCGGTCCACGAGGTGCTGGAGGACGTTGATCTCGTGCTGGTGATGACCGTAAACCCGGGATTTGGCGGGCAGGCGTTCATTCCGGGAACGCTGAGCAAAATCCGCCAGCTGAAAGCATGGAAAGACGAGCTTGGCCTAACGGATTTGCGGCTCGAGGTGGATGGCGGCATTTCCGCAGCGACGGCGCCGCTCGTCGTGGAAGCGGGGGCGGATGTGCTCGTTGCCGGCAACGCGGTGTTTGGCCAAGCCGACCGCCGCAGGGCGATCGGAGAAATCCGGGAGAGCCTGGCCGGTTTGGAATAGGCGCCAAAAGATGCGCATACAATGGGTTACATGAGCAGGGTTCTCATGTAACCTTTTTTTTGTGGCGGGAATACACGGGTAAATGAAATTGAACATAGAATATGGGTGAGCATGAGCACGATTGGGGAGGGTGAACGATGAAATTTTACACATTCAAGCTGCCTAAGTTTTTGGGAGGATTCGTCAAAGCCGTTCTAAATACGTTTCACAAAAACTAGGCGGCTGCAGGCCGCCTGAGGAGCGAAGGGCCCGCCCCTAGCGGTTCCCGCCTGCCATTCACGAAAGGGCCCTTTGGCTGACGTGGCTTTGACCGGTACCGGTTGTTACCCGAGACTTCCAGGCAAAAAAACGCATGAAAAAAGCACCTCCATAAAAAGGTGCTTTTTGTCTATATGTCCCGTCCCGAGATTACACGCGGGTCACTTTACCGGATTTCAAAGCCCGAGTGCTGACGTATACGCGTTTCGGTTTACCGTCTACCAAGATCCGGACCTTTTGCACGTTTACGCCCCAAGAGCGCCGATTGCGATTGTTTGCGTGAGATACATGGTTACCGCTGCCTGGCTTCTTGCCAGTCACATAACATTTGCGAGCCATTCATTACACCTCCTGTTCCAGGTACACCTGTCTTGAAAATAACGGTTTGATTTCTCATGGACCGCATAAAACAATACTTATATATAATATCACAGCAAAAAAAGCTGCGTCAACAGATCGTTAAAGTTTATTTCTACGTGTTCTTATAGTACAATATGGTTTAGTCCATAATAATTTCATCATCTTTTATATTATTGCTTTTTGCGAGATAGTTGGACCCGGGGCCGGCCGGATCGAGGCCGTTTTATGCGATTGCCCGCAGTCCAAGCGTACGTGGATCAAGCTAGGAAGGGGAATTCTCATTGAGTAAGCGTTCTTTAAATGGAACTGATTTTACCGCCATGGTGTTGGCCG from Paenibacillus macerans includes:
- the def gene encoding peptide deformylase, which encodes MAIRIIVKEPDEVLHKVAKEVTKITPNVQKILTDMADTMYDAEGVGLAAPQIGILKRMIVVDVGDEHGLIELINPEIVSTEGEQFGPEGCLSIPGYRGDVRRAMTVTVKGLDRNGNEVSYTGSELLARAFQHEIDHLNGVLYTDVAERVYEITPEGEEKE
- the fmt gene encoding methionyl-tRNA formyltransferase — encoded protein: MKIVFMGTPEFAVPSLEALLREGYDVAAVVTQPDRPQGRKKVLTPTPVKEAALRHGLPVLQPARMRAPEAVAEVAAYQPDLIVTAAYGQILPKAVLDLPRYGCLNVHGSLLPKYRGGAPIQRAIINGEKETGITLMYMAEGLDTGDMIAKSVVPIEDEDTSGTLFEKLSEAGARLLLEQLPLIVAGKAERIPQNDEESTYAPNLSREDERIDWSASSRDIFNRVRGLVPFAGGFTLWNGEVFKIWSVAKPAEGEASTTASVSAGGSASGQAPGTVLDLSARGIEVKTGDGSVLLTRVQPAGKKAMEAAEFVRGGVMKKGTVLG
- the rsmB gene encoding 16S rRNA (cytosine(967)-C(5))-methyltransferase RsmB; its protein translation is MSLEGGVGGGKGGRERGGASKTGAGGGFASKAGGSSASRAGAVRGNAPKGDAGRSSAPNAGTARGAVQKASAGGGAGPSGGAARGQAKPSARSVALEVLTAVEQEGAYSNLLLNGALQKSGLSGPDAGLVTELVYGTIQRLNTIDFFLAPFVTKGLGKLAPWVRNLLRLSFYQLHYLDRIPPHAVVNEAVNIAKKRGHQGISGMVNGVLRNVLRRKEELTLPEDLPPVSRIALAHSHPEWLVARWARQYGIAAAEAICRANNEPPSVSVRVNRARTSREEMLRLMEEQGLAASASPISPDGIIVHSGGNMALTSWYRDGLVSVQDESSMLVAEAVDPQPGMSVLDCCAAPGGKTCHMAEILEGSGEVVANDIHPHKAKLIEDHADRLGLGNVRALSGDAMKLSGRFPPESFDRILLDAPCSGLGVIRRKPDLKWAKTPGDVEEIAGVQEGLLDAVSGLLKPEGILVYSTCTIEPRENAEMVRRFLNRHPEFALAAEEPAGWERRPLAEAAGRVAEGLQILPQDFHSDGFYIARLRKRGGK
- the rlmN gene encoding 23S rRNA (adenine(2503)-C(2))-methyltransferase RlmN, which translates into the protein MKPFIYDYTLEELQDWAVSQGEPAFRGGQIFDWLYVKRVGSFAEMTNLSKSLRQKLDEQFAFVTLQEITKLESKDGTVKFLFGLHDDHAIETVIMKHNYGNSICVTTQVGCKVGCTFCASTLGGLKRNLTPGEIVAQVVQAQKILDAKGERVSSIVIMGTGEPFENYDATMKFLRIMIHEKGLNIGQRHITVSTSGIVPNIYRFADENTQINLAISIHAPNDALRSKLMPVNRRFPFDDVMEALRYYIAKTGRRITFEYALIGGVNDQPEHAEELAGVIKDMLCHVNLIPVNYVPERKYVRTSRNDIFNFQRVLADKGVNVTIRREQGHDIAAACGQLRAKHMESGAR
- a CDS encoding Stp1/IreP family PP2C-type Ser/Thr phosphatase, with product MIKTVYLSDVGRVRSVNEDCTWVDRLEQGYTLGVVADGMGGHQAGDVASSLAVETITRDLAGLPGGLSVRDFGEELRKAILHANEVVFRKASEHEEYRNMGTTVVAVLLAGRDGMVGHIGDSRAYKYRRGEIVQLTDDHSLVNELLKSNQISAEEANVHPHRNVVTRALGTDEQVDVDMNRVTLEPGEILLLCSDGLSNYVTPEQMTLTLGLDDLALYDRADRLLQMALHAGGDDNISIALLEQHEDAGSGTKEWNS
- the pknB gene encoding Stk1 family PASTA domain-containing Ser/Thr kinase; its protein translation is MIGHELGGRYQVVERVGGGGMALVYKAQDILLNRYVAIKVLRQQFVNDEEFIRRFRREAQSAASLSHPNIVSVYDVGQEDDVHYIVMEFVEGQNLNEIIKERAPLQVEEAVRIASQIADALDHAHQNQIIHRDIKPHNILIGRNGWVKVTDFGIARAVTSTTITQTGSVVGSVHYFSPEHAKGVATGEKSDLYSLGIVLYQMLTGRLPFLGESPISVALKHLQEHFDEPRTVNPMIPQSVENIILKSMRKNPGERYQSAKEMLRDLETCLLPERRMESKLAFIEHDDEDSTRIIPAIRPQAGAKPGGSAKLTRDNPRERDNAAALEERQVPKKKAWGKPALWVGLTLVILLAMAGVAWYLSSLVTVPEVSVPSVVNLQEQDAIAKLKDNGIEVGDIDRKYKDGFAEGVVWEQSKPEGMKVKEGSTVDLKVSIAKPLPKMPTLTTDRMTYDEAVKQLVALGIDEDRISKKEEPSDDKEAGQIIGQSPDPGTEFDPETEEIVLTVSTGPENVKMPNLVNKTQAEAEAEIKKWGLKLAEDGIKEEPSYEVEAGKVTKQWPYAPNDEVPPGSQVTLFVSTGYPPEAITYTYQVPVVPAVEGQKSKISISYGDARGDSQQWGTKTIGKAQYLAVDLVLAPNKNGYVSVTRDGVLLDTYQINYIDAKQGTVPVPEFPASSSEETWGDENTMDQDSGEIPDTGMVQSGNLVSAVSDKVKGKGKGNGKGNKHGH
- the rsgA gene encoding ribosome small subunit-dependent GTPase A, with the protein product MPEGLIVKALSGYYYVKPALAAAEGNVQCRGRGIFKKKGVTPLVGDRVIYTPTENGEGTVDEILPRETELIRPPIANAKLAVLLFSLREPDLNLQLLDKFLVHIEHAGLKTLICLTKGDLLDEEEDEAAESLLRVQKLYRSIGYEVIVTSSATGAGTGEVKARLAGEISVFSGQSGVGKSSLLNAMLGLSLETSEISLKLGRGRHTTRHVELIELENGGYVADTPGFSQLDFLELGVEELSGCFREFAEYAEACKFRGCSHLHEPGCKVREAADRGVIAASRYEHYVQFQEEMKEKKRRY
- the rpe gene encoding ribulose-phosphate 3-epimerase, encoding MNPIYIAPSILSADFAKLGEEVADVERGGADWLHVDVMDGHFVPNLTFGPLVMGAIAPLTKLPLDVHLMIEKPEEYVPAFAKSGAHLITVHAEACVHLHRVLHLIKEQGVKAGVAINPATPASAVHEVLEDVDLVLVMTVNPGFGGQAFIPGTLSKIRQLKAWKDELGLTDLRLEVDGGISAATAPLVVEAGADVLVAGNAVFGQADRRRAIGEIRESLAGLE
- the spoVM gene encoding stage V sporulation protein SpoVM; this encodes MKFYTFKLPKFLGGFVKAVLNTFHKN
- the rpmB gene encoding 50S ribosomal protein L28, which codes for MARKCYVTGKKPGSGNHVSHANNRNRRSWGVNVQKVRILVDGKPKRVYVSTRALKSGKVTRV